A genomic window from Rhizobium sp. EC-SD404 includes:
- a CDS encoding aldo/keto reductase, whose product MDLRDFGTTGMRVSPIALGTVKFGRTAGLKLSKPFQLPSDAEAASLLALAADLGINLIDTAPAYGTSEERLGELLKGQRDRWLICSKAGEEFDAATGQSHYVFSREHITASVERSLQRLGTDRLDIVLIHSNGDDLDVIDRFGALDTLERLKAEGKIRATGMSTKTIAGGLRALAASDCVMVTHNLAYQGELPVINAAAASGKGVLIKKPLASGHVVSQSDDPVAESFRMILGHPGVSSLVVGTIDPHHLAQNVEAANRAIAA is encoded by the coding sequence ATGGACTTGAGAGACTTCGGCACCACGGGGATGCGCGTCAGCCCGATCGCGCTCGGCACGGTCAAATTCGGCCGCACCGCCGGGCTGAAGCTGTCGAAGCCTTTCCAGTTGCCAAGCGATGCGGAGGCGGCGTCGCTTCTGGCGCTCGCTGCCGATCTCGGCATCAATCTCATCGACACGGCGCCGGCTTACGGCACGTCCGAGGAGCGGCTTGGTGAACTGCTCAAGGGGCAGCGCGACAGATGGCTGATCTGTTCCAAGGCCGGCGAGGAATTCGATGCGGCAACCGGGCAAAGCCACTACGTCTTTTCGCGCGAACACATCACGGCCAGCGTCGAGCGGAGCCTGCAGCGGCTGGGCACCGACCGGCTCGACATCGTGCTCATTCATTCGAATGGCGACGATCTCGACGTGATCGACCGGTTCGGCGCTCTTGATACGCTCGAGCGCCTGAAAGCCGAGGGCAAGATCCGCGCGACGGGCATGTCGACCAAGACGATCGCAGGCGGTTTGCGTGCGCTTGCCGCAAGCGATTGCGTGATGGTTACGCACAATCTTGCCTACCAGGGCGAATTGCCGGTCATCAATGCGGCGGCGGCCAGCGGCAAAGGCGTTCTCATCAAGAAGCCGCTCGCGTCCGGCCATGTGGTTTCGCAGAGCGACGACCCGGTTGCTGAAAGCTTCCGGATGATCCTCGGCCATCCCGGTGTGTCGTCGCTCGTCGTCGGAACGATCGATCCGCACCATCTCGCGCAAAACGTCGAAGCCGCGAACCGTGCCATCGCCGCCTGA
- a CDS encoding AbrB/MazE/SpoVT family DNA-binding domain-containing protein, producing the protein MSDNEKIEGFDEQQAEYAALREELMKLPPKRERVKLGEGGRFVIPAFMREAMGIKPGDVLICHVVDGELRVRSYLDNIRRIQQEVSKYKKPGESVVDEFLAERAALWGEDE; encoded by the coding sequence ATGTCCGACAACGAAAAGATCGAGGGCTTCGACGAACAGCAGGCTGAATATGCAGCGCTTCGTGAGGAGCTGATGAAGCTTCCCCCAAAGCGCGAGCGCGTGAAGCTCGGTGAGGGCGGACGTTTCGTGATTCCAGCGTTCATGCGCGAGGCAATGGGGATCAAGCCCGGCGACGTACTGATCTGTCATGTTGTCGACGGTGAGCTCCGGGTGCGCTCCTATCTCGACAATATCCGGAGGATCCAGCAGGAGGTTTCCAAGTACAAGAAGCCCGGCGAGAGCGTGGTGGATGAGTTTTTGGCCGAGAGGGCTGCTCTTTGGGGTGAGGACGAGTGA
- a CDS encoding pilus assembly protein TadG-related protein — MRAKRRFLTRLAANRRGNVAMIAAGALPLVAGSLALAVDYGKLTLERRTLQQHADLAAIVAASNPADRISAVRHYLSSNDLDYVIALENGFVETGGERLESVPDDHKGIVRIEPGIYQPLPDLEVDERFSQVAPTETSNAARVHLSQPGTLHFAALFSEPPTLSAVGTAHASAQAAFSIGSRLASLNDGIANQVLGAMLGSRIDLRLMDYHALVGADISLLAFMDALATDLSLEAVTYDELLNRSVSIGQMATALSSLDGLSPQASAALRSLVTSVGTRNTPIALSALLDAGPLGRAAVGAAQGIAVKANALDIIAAMASIAGAGRQIALELDQTLPGLASVSLKLAVGQPPEGSAWIAIGERGATVRTAQTRLMLDVKILGTGAISALHVPLYLEIAYGEATLSAIDCGAARLPRSITLDARPGILEAAIGKVTPSSFTDFTRDPTVAKANIVDLLLLKVKASAHLEVANIDATALRFSGDDIARGVTKTIDTQDLTRSLTLSLLERLQLEVDILGLGLGLGNVQAVTRLVTSLLEGVSAPLDQVLHSTLRSVGVSVGEADIRVTGAECNRAVLVQ; from the coding sequence ATGCGCGCAAAGCGGAGGTTTCTCACTCGCCTCGCTGCAAACCGGCGCGGCAATGTGGCGATGATCGCAGCGGGCGCCTTACCGCTCGTTGCCGGCTCGCTGGCGCTCGCCGTCGACTACGGCAAGCTCACGCTCGAGCGGCGCACGTTGCAGCAGCATGCCGATCTCGCAGCGATCGTCGCGGCTTCCAACCCGGCCGACCGCATTTCGGCTGTGCGGCACTATTTGAGCTCCAACGACCTCGATTATGTCATAGCCCTTGAAAATGGGTTCGTCGAAACAGGCGGAGAGCGCCTTGAGAGCGTGCCCGACGATCACAAAGGGATAGTGCGGATCGAGCCCGGCATCTACCAGCCCTTGCCCGATCTGGAAGTCGACGAGCGCTTCAGCCAAGTCGCTCCCACCGAGACATCCAACGCCGCCCGCGTTCATTTGAGCCAACCCGGCACGCTGCATTTCGCTGCGCTCTTTTCCGAACCGCCGACGCTGAGTGCGGTCGGCACGGCCCACGCTTCCGCACAGGCCGCGTTCTCCATCGGATCGCGACTGGCAAGCCTCAATGACGGGATCGCGAACCAGGTGTTGGGCGCCATGCTCGGATCACGCATCGACCTACGGCTGATGGACTACCATGCGCTGGTCGGTGCGGACATCTCGCTGCTTGCTTTCATGGATGCACTCGCGACCGATCTCTCATTGGAAGCCGTCACTTACGACGAACTGTTGAATCGGTCCGTCAGCATCGGCCAGATGGCGACGGCTCTCTCTTCACTCGACGGGCTATCGCCGCAGGCATCCGCCGCGCTCCGGTCTCTCGTCACGTCGGTCGGCACCAGGAACACACCGATCGCACTTTCGGCTTTGCTGGATGCCGGACCACTCGGCCGCGCCGCCGTCGGCGCTGCGCAAGGCATCGCCGTCAAGGCCAATGCGCTGGACATCATCGCCGCCATGGCCTCCATCGCCGGCGCCGGCCGTCAGATCGCACTCGAGCTCGATCAGACGCTGCCAGGACTGGCATCTGTGTCCCTGAAGCTCGCGGTCGGCCAGCCACCGGAGGGAAGCGCCTGGATCGCGATCGGAGAGCGCGGTGCAACGGTTCGAACGGCGCAGACGCGGCTTATGCTCGATGTGAAGATTCTCGGCACGGGCGCGATATCGGCCCTGCATGTGCCGCTCTACCTGGAAATCGCCTATGGGGAGGCAACATTGTCGGCCATCGATTGCGGTGCCGCTCGCCTGCCCCGGAGCATCACGCTCGACGCGCGCCCCGGAATCCTCGAAGCAGCGATCGGCAAGGTGACGCCATCGTCCTTCACGGATTTCACCCGAGACCCGACCGTCGCCAAGGCAAACATCGTCGACCTGCTGCTTTTGAAGGTGAAAGCATCCGCGCATCTGGAGGTCGCCAATATCGACGCCACAGCGCTTCGTTTCTCCGGCGACGATATCGCCAGGGGCGTGACGAAGACCATCGACACGCAGGATCTGACGCGCTCGCTGACCTTGTCTCTTCTGGAGCGGCTGCAGTTGGAGGTCGATATTCTCGGACTGGGGCTCGGTCTGGGCAACGTTCAAGCCGTCACCAGGCTCGTCACATCGCTTCTCGAAGGCGTGAGCGCGCCGCTGGATCAGGTTCTGCATTCGACGCTGCGGTCAGTCGGGGTTTCTGTCGGCGAAGCCGATATTCGCGTGACAGGCGCGGAATGCAATCGCGCAGTGCTCGTCCAATAG
- a CDS encoding SIS domain-containing protein, with protein sequence MSFLDALERHRRLFAELDGLEAQVVTLADQIERSIRAGGKVVFFGNGGSAADSQHLAAEFVVRYRAERRPLPALALTVDTSVLTAHTNDYAFETVFARQVEALCGPSDTVIGISTSGNSANIIAGLAAAKSVGAAGWAWTGRGGGKLAETADHLLAVPESETARVQEAHLFIGHWICEDMDRRFAKP encoded by the coding sequence ATGTCATTTCTCGATGCGCTGGAACGGCATCGGCGTCTTTTCGCGGAACTGGACGGCCTGGAGGCCCAGGTCGTGACACTGGCCGACCAGATCGAGCGGTCGATCCGCGCGGGCGGCAAAGTCGTGTTCTTCGGTAATGGCGGAAGTGCAGCCGATAGCCAGCATCTCGCGGCGGAGTTCGTCGTGCGCTATCGCGCCGAGCGACGGCCGCTGCCCGCTCTGGCGCTGACGGTCGATACGTCGGTCCTGACGGCGCATACCAACGACTACGCCTTCGAAACGGTCTTTGCCCGCCAGGTCGAGGCGCTGTGCGGGCCCTCCGACACGGTGATCGGCATCTCCACATCCGGCAATAGCGCCAACATCATCGCCGGCTTGGCCGCGGCCAAGTCGGTCGGTGCCGCGGGATGGGCGTGGACGGGCAGGGGCGGCGGCAAGCTCGCTGAAACTGCCGATCATCTTCTCGCCGTGCCGGAGAGTGAAACGGCACGCGTGCAGGAAGCGCATCTCTTCATCGGACACTGGATCTGCGAAGACATGGATCGCCGGTTCGCCAAGCCATGA
- a CDS encoding helix-turn-helix domain-containing protein, with translation MVIKSVGVTFSILQAFVGRRTALTLKEIAYQSKLPASKAHRYLRSLIQEGMIVQDPRTRLYGLGATAIALGLEALENSDPVVRACDTVRALAERLDVAVSIDVLGPAGPICIWAEQPVTRLAAPVRLGATQPLASSAAGQVFMAFLPMHATRDLIIREMAMVQAGSTLDANAIAMGVRTRGYAALPPGPGSMAATVAAPVLDARGEACAAITAYCRPTETGGIADLTVGALLSTANEASALKLHMRAARYAAAR, from the coding sequence ATGGTGATCAAGTCGGTGGGCGTCACATTCTCGATTCTTCAGGCGTTCGTGGGCCGGCGGACGGCGTTGACCCTGAAGGAGATTGCATATCAATCGAAGCTTCCAGCCAGTAAAGCGCATCGCTATCTACGCAGCCTCATCCAGGAAGGCATGATCGTGCAGGATCCGCGCACGCGGCTTTACGGGTTAGGTGCGACGGCCATCGCGCTCGGACTAGAGGCGCTGGAGAATTCCGATCCGGTCGTACGCGCCTGCGACACGGTGCGGGCACTCGCCGAGCGGCTCGATGTGGCTGTCAGCATCGATGTATTGGGGCCTGCCGGACCGATCTGCATCTGGGCGGAGCAACCCGTGACGCGGCTTGCCGCGCCGGTCCGTCTCGGCGCCACGCAGCCACTTGCATCATCGGCCGCCGGGCAGGTCTTCATGGCCTTTCTGCCGATGCATGCGACACGGGATCTAATTATCCGCGAAATGGCCATGGTGCAGGCGGGCAGTACGCTCGATGCAAACGCGATCGCGATGGGTGTGCGTACCCGCGGCTATGCGGCACTTCCGCCAGGGCCGGGCAGCATGGCCGCGACGGTTGCGGCTCCCGTTCTCGATGCGCGTGGCGAGGCCTGTGCCGCCATCACGGCTTACTGCCGGCCGACCGAGACGGGCGGCATCGCCGATCTGACCGTCGGGGCACTGCTTTCCACCGCAAACGAGGCATCGGCGCTGAAGCTGCACATGCGCGCAGCCCGATACGCCGCGGCTCGCTGA
- a CDS encoding class I SAM-dependent methyltransferase, giving the protein MPPFERARLLTAVRRRCKLCGCVAIVATLVLSSCSRHRSRAIVAPVAIGRAEMRTVRRPHCIACGSSGTELYKDLPDRLFSAPGTWTIKRCDNKQCETLWLDPAPAPEDLGEIYSTYYTHDAPHFKPLSRAKIAYLQRTYGGDHINLGWVEKTLSMMFAMRVRRRMEVDDQVFHLRKTGGGAPSVLDVGCGSGQALMLLSRLGWQAVGVEFDEKAAEGARARGLDIRLGSVEQQAFPSDNFDAVTLSHVVEHLPEPMHTLQECHRILKPGGTLVLLTPNAVSLGNQVFGQDWRGLEPPRHLNVFSPFALALVVAQAGFHDIQSQASPSGADRILGTSADIRAARRKHALVAPTRTNKRVGRAMQILEMALSALGIQKGEQIMLKARKG; this is encoded by the coding sequence ATGCCGCCTTTTGAGCGCGCCAGACTGTTAACTGCCGTGAGAAGACGGTGCAAGCTGTGCGGCTGCGTTGCGATTGTCGCGACACTGGTGCTATCGAGTTGTTCAAGGCACAGATCCCGCGCCATTGTTGCGCCGGTTGCGATTGGTAGGGCCGAGATGCGAACTGTTCGAAGACCACACTGCATCGCCTGCGGCAGCTCGGGGACCGAGCTCTACAAAGATCTGCCCGACCGGCTCTTCTCCGCGCCCGGCACGTGGACCATCAAGCGCTGCGACAACAAGCAATGTGAAACGCTGTGGCTCGACCCGGCGCCTGCCCCGGAAGATCTGGGCGAGATCTACAGTACGTATTACACGCATGACGCGCCGCATTTTAAGCCGCTGTCGCGGGCGAAAATTGCCTACCTGCAAAGAACATACGGCGGCGATCACATTAACCTGGGCTGGGTAGAGAAAACCCTGTCAATGATGTTCGCTATGCGGGTGCGGCGTCGCATGGAGGTCGACGACCAGGTTTTCCATCTTCGCAAGACCGGTGGTGGGGCGCCGTCGGTGCTCGACGTTGGATGCGGAAGTGGTCAGGCCTTGATGTTGCTTTCGCGACTAGGCTGGCAGGCGGTGGGGGTTGAATTTGACGAGAAAGCAGCAGAAGGCGCGCGAGCGCGCGGCCTCGATATCCGCTTGGGAAGTGTGGAGCAACAAGCCTTTCCTTCAGACAATTTTGACGCAGTGACATTAAGCCATGTCGTCGAGCATCTGCCCGAGCCGATGCACACATTGCAAGAATGCCATCGGATCTTGAAACCGGGTGGCACGCTTGTCCTGTTGACGCCCAACGCGGTCTCGTTGGGCAATCAAGTTTTTGGGCAAGACTGGCGGGGCTTGGAGCCACCAAGGCATCTCAATGTCTTTTCACCATTCGCGCTAGCGCTCGTAGTGGCACAGGCCGGCTTCCATGATATCCAATCGCAGGCCAGCCCTTCTGGTGCCGATCGCATTCTCGGCACCAGCGCCGATATCCGAGCGGCAAGGCGAAAACACGCCTTGGTCGCTCCCACCCGAACTAACAAGCGCGTAGGGCGAGCAATGCAAATTCTCGAAATGGCTCTTAGCGCCTTGGGCATCCAGAAAGGCGAGCAAATAATGCTTAAGGCTCGAAAAGGATGA
- a CDS encoding TadE/TadG family type IV pilus assembly protein → MLDREPFCQCRKGGAAIEFAIVAPLFILTLLTLVAYGIYLSTAHAVQQIAADSARIAVAGLNEEERLRLARSYVSSAAIDYPFIDAAMMEVDVGDDPEPGQFTVRLSYDSAGLPIWNLFTFTMPETRIQRYATIRIGGI, encoded by the coding sequence ATGCTTGACCGAGAACCATTTTGCCAATGCCGAAAGGGTGGAGCCGCAATCGAATTTGCCATCGTCGCGCCACTGTTCATCCTGACGCTTCTGACGCTGGTCGCTTACGGCATCTACCTCAGCACTGCCCATGCCGTGCAGCAGATCGCGGCGGATTCCGCCCGCATCGCTGTGGCCGGCCTGAACGAGGAAGAGAGGCTGCGCCTTGCACGCAGCTACGTGTCCTCCGCCGCGATCGACTACCCATTCATCGATGCGGCAATGATGGAGGTGGATGTCGGCGACGACCCGGAGCCTGGCCAGTTCACCGTGCGCCTGTCGTACGATTCCGCCGGCCTGCCGATCTGGAACCTCTTCACGTTCACCATGCCTGAGACGCGGATACAGCGGTACGCGACGATCCGGATCGGGGGGATCTGA
- a CDS encoding isovaleryl-CoA dehydrogenase translates to MFDSGMNFGLGEEIDQLRETVRRFARDRIAPVAEETDRKNEFPAHLWQEMGALGLLGMTADPDFGGTGMSYLAHVIAMEEISRASASVGLSYGAHSNLCVNQINRWGKAAQKEAYLPKLCSGEHVGALAMSEPGAGSDVVSMKLRAEKKNDRYVLNGNKMWITNGPDADTLVVYAKTDPAAGPRGITAFMIEKSMNGFSTAQKLDKLGMRGSNTCELVFEDCEVPFDNVLGEEGQGVKILMSGLDYERVVLAGGPLGIMAAALDVVVPYSHERKQFGTAIGEFQLMQGKLADMYTITNACRAYVYAVAASCDRGETTRKDAAGCILYAAEKATQVALEAIQALGGNGYINDYPTGRLLRDAKLYEIGAGTSEVRRMLIGREMFAETA, encoded by the coding sequence ATGTTCGACAGCGGCATGAATTTCGGTCTCGGCGAGGAGATCGACCAGCTTCGCGAGACGGTCAGACGGTTCGCGCGCGACAGGATCGCGCCGGTCGCGGAAGAGACCGACCGCAAGAACGAGTTTCCCGCCCATCTCTGGCAGGAGATGGGGGCACTCGGCCTCCTCGGCATGACGGCCGATCCGGATTTCGGCGGCACGGGCATGAGCTATCTTGCCCATGTGATCGCCATGGAGGAGATTTCGCGGGCCTCTGCCTCGGTAGGCCTGAGTTACGGCGCGCACTCCAATCTCTGCGTCAACCAGATCAACCGCTGGGGCAAGGCTGCGCAGAAGGAAGCCTATCTTCCGAAGCTCTGTTCGGGCGAGCATGTCGGTGCGCTCGCGATGTCCGAGCCAGGTGCCGGTTCGGATGTCGTCTCGATGAAGCTGCGGGCGGAGAAGAAGAACGACCGCTACGTGCTCAATGGCAACAAGATGTGGATCACCAATGGTCCCGATGCCGATACGCTCGTCGTCTACGCCAAGACCGATCCTGCCGCCGGCCCGCGCGGCATTACGGCGTTCATGATCGAAAAATCGATGAACGGCTTCTCCACCGCGCAGAAGCTCGACAAGCTCGGCATGCGGGGCTCGAACACTTGCGAGCTCGTGTTCGAGGACTGCGAAGTGCCGTTCGACAACGTGCTTGGGGAAGAAGGTCAGGGCGTCAAAATCCTGATGTCGGGTCTCGACTACGAGCGCGTGGTGCTTGCCGGCGGCCCACTCGGCATCATGGCGGCGGCGCTCGACGTGGTGGTTCCCTATAGCCATGAACGCAAGCAGTTCGGCACGGCAATCGGCGAATTTCAGCTGATGCAGGGCAAGCTGGCGGACATGTACACCATCACCAATGCCTGCCGCGCCTATGTCTATGCCGTCGCCGCCTCGTGCGACCGCGGTGAGACGACCCGCAAGGACGCAGCCGGCTGCATTCTCTATGCCGCTGAAAAGGCGACTCAGGTGGCGCTTGAAGCAATCCAGGCGCTTGGCGGGAATGGCTACATCAACGACTATCCGACCGGCCGGCTGCTTCGCGATGCGAAACTTTATGAAATCGGCGCCGGTACCAGTGAAGTCCGCCGCATGTTGATCGGACGTGAAATGTTCGCGGAAACAGCGTGA
- a CDS encoding type II toxin-antitoxin system VapC family toxin: MIVLDASCVLAYLFSETGRERAEECLAIGVISAVNVTEIVGKQIDKGLDPKMASDRYEGLNLSVRIFDEETAILAGQLRAATAHRGLSLGDRACLALAIRENATAVTADRKWADLKVGCRIELIR; this comes from the coding sequence GTGATCGTCCTCGATGCATCCTGCGTCCTCGCCTATCTTTTTTCGGAAACGGGACGTGAACGGGCGGAGGAATGCTTGGCCATCGGCGTGATCTCAGCGGTCAATGTGACGGAAATCGTGGGCAAACAGATCGATAAAGGCCTTGATCCCAAAATGGCCAGTGATCGATACGAAGGTCTCAATCTGTCCGTCCGCATCTTTGACGAAGAGACGGCGATCTTGGCCGGACAACTGCGAGCTGCAACCGCGCATCGCGGTCTCTCGCTCGGCGATCGCGCCTGCCTTGCGCTGGCGATCCGCGAGAATGCGACGGCGGTCACCGCCGATCGGAAATGGGCCGACTTGAAGGTCGGCTGCAGGATCGAACTTATCCGTTGA
- the gmhB gene encoding D-glycero-beta-D-manno-heptose 1,7-bisphosphate 7-phosphatase, which yields MKLVILDRDGVINHDSDAFIRSVDEWRPIEGSIDAIARLAQAGYTIAVATNQSGIARGYLSLGTLQAIHRRMEEAVTEAGGAIAHIAFCPHGPDDGCACRKPLPGMIDEILDRLGAQNIDERWFVGDSLRDLQAGISRDFRPVLVRTGKGLKTESNRSTLPVGTLIFDDLARFADHIAAEADA from the coding sequence ATGAAGCTCGTCATCCTCGATCGCGACGGCGTCATCAATCACGATTCGGATGCCTTCATCCGGTCCGTCGACGAGTGGCGGCCGATCGAAGGCAGCATCGACGCGATCGCCAGGCTCGCCCAGGCCGGCTACACCATCGCGGTCGCGACCAACCAGTCGGGCATCGCGCGCGGCTATCTTTCTCTGGGGACGCTTCAGGCCATCCATCGGCGCATGGAGGAGGCGGTGACAGAGGCGGGCGGCGCGATCGCACACATCGCCTTTTGCCCGCATGGGCCCGACGACGGCTGCGCCTGCCGCAAGCCGCTGCCGGGGATGATCGATGAGATACTGGACCGGCTCGGCGCGCAGAACATCGATGAGCGTTGGTTCGTCGGCGACAGCCTGCGCGACCTGCAGGCAGGCATTTCGCGCGACTTTCGGCCGGTGCTTGTGCGAACCGGCAAGGGCTTGAAGACGGAAAGCAATCGCTCGACCCTTCCGGTGGGCACTCTGATCTTCGACGATCTGGCCCGTTTCGCCGACCACATCGCCGCGGAGGCCGACGCATGA
- a CDS encoding glycosyltransferase family 4 protein — translation MTSQLDIAIVIFRLEPAGGLEIHALRLAEDLVARGHRVTIVTTRATQAPSGIDLLRVTQRGFTNHGRIAAFAMDMARETAGKFDLAVGFQRMPGLDVLFCGDWCFADRNRQWWKTLSPRARTLTSLEKACFRRGSDTLLLMLAEPQAEAYRRSYDTEQERMIILPPTLDQNLIPQDLDAAERATLRTKLGYHAEETVWLWLGLHPHTKGLDRAVEALALSPAARLVACGPDPEGRKIQNIRKQAQALGCAGRLTLHGLTKGDALKDRLRAADLLMHPARLDVTGMVIAEALAAGLPVIATANCGFAPLVEEAAAGIVVSSEASPRELAEAGSADKATLTRWSQSAQDYVTRTDLSTGMAVAVEAIETRAHQKRSHP, via the coding sequence GTGACTAGCCAGCTCGACATTGCGATCGTGATCTTTCGCCTTGAACCTGCGGGCGGGCTGGAGATCCACGCGCTTCGTCTCGCCGAAGACCTGGTGGCGCGAGGTCACCGCGTGACCATTGTCACGACCCGCGCGACGCAGGCTCCGTCGGGGATCGATCTTCTGCGGGTTACCCAGCGCGGCTTCACCAACCATGGGCGGATCGCCGCGTTTGCGATGGACATGGCCCGCGAAACGGCCGGAAAGTTCGATCTGGCCGTCGGCTTTCAGCGCATGCCGGGGCTCGACGTGCTGTTTTGCGGTGACTGGTGTTTCGCCGACCGCAACCGGCAATGGTGGAAGACCCTCTCGCCGCGGGCCAGAACGCTCACATCCTTGGAAAAAGCCTGCTTCAGGCGCGGCAGCGACACGCTCCTTCTCATGCTCGCAGAGCCGCAGGCTGAAGCCTACCGGCGCTCTTACGACACCGAGCAGGAGCGCATGATCATCCTGCCGCCGACGCTCGATCAGAACCTGATCCCGCAGGACCTCGATGCCGCGGAACGCGCCACCCTACGCACGAAGCTGGGCTATCACGCTGAAGAAACTGTCTGGCTCTGGCTCGGCCTGCATCCACACACCAAGGGTCTCGACCGGGCGGTGGAAGCTTTGGCGCTCAGTCCGGCAGCGAGGTTGGTCGCCTGCGGCCCCGATCCGGAAGGCCGAAAGATTCAGAATATCAGAAAACAGGCGCAAGCCCTCGGATGTGCTGGCCGATTGACCTTGCACGGCCTGACAAAAGGCGACGCTTTGAAGGATCGGTTGCGCGCGGCGGATCTTCTCATGCACCCGGCCAGACTCGACGTGACCGGCATGGTGATCGCCGAAGCGCTCGCCGCCGGCCTACCCGTCATCGCCACCGCCAATTGCGGCTTCGCGCCACTCGTCGAAGAAGCGGCAGCGGGCATCGTCGTGTCGTCGGAGGCATCACCGCGCGAGCTGGCCGAAGCAGGCTCAGCCGATAAGGCGACACTCACGCGCTGGTCGCAATCCGCCCAAGATTACGTGACGAGAACCGACCTGAGCACCGGCATGGCCGTCGCGGTCGAAGCCATCGAAACACGCGCGCACCAGAAGCGATCGCACCCGTGA
- a CDS encoding FAD-dependent oxidoreductase — protein sequence MSKPMELDVVIIGGGVAGLWLLNRATQDGLSAVLIEKTALGSGQTRYAQGIIHGGTKYALSGAMTPAADAIGRMPDLWRDCLKGNGELDLKGVRELSDATYLWSAGSLTSQVTSFFASQAMRSRVDRVDEHGRPDIFQLPGASGSVYRLNEFVLDIPSLVETLAAPLMDRIIRAAAETMSYGFDEAGNVSSISLENGLVLKPRALVLTSGAGHEDLAARLNIVRPQLQRRPLHMVVARHNVDLPLFGHCIGMSSSPLLTVTSHPSSDSRVVWYLGGGLAETGVQRTEDKQIAAARETIDRLLPQLRPFHAEWATLRIDRAEPLQPGGARPDGAFVKDVGNCLVAWPTKLALAPELARLALGKLHGRLGEEAQPAVDWSRLADLPRPEIARLPWEENIQWT from the coding sequence ATGAGCAAGCCGATGGAACTCGACGTGGTCATCATCGGCGGTGGTGTCGCCGGTCTCTGGCTCCTCAATCGCGCGACACAGGATGGCCTCAGCGCGGTGCTGATCGAGAAGACCGCGCTCGGCAGCGGCCAGACCCGCTACGCACAGGGCATTATCCATGGCGGCACGAAATACGCACTGAGCGGCGCGATGACGCCGGCTGCCGATGCGATCGGCCGTATGCCGGACCTTTGGCGCGATTGCCTCAAGGGCAATGGCGAGCTCGACCTAAAAGGCGTGCGCGAACTTTCCGATGCCACCTATCTCTGGTCTGCCGGCTCGCTGACCTCGCAAGTCACGTCGTTCTTTGCGAGCCAGGCTATGCGTTCGCGCGTCGATCGCGTTGACGAACATGGCAGGCCGGACATCTTCCAGCTGCCGGGTGCGAGCGGATCGGTCTACCGTCTCAACGAGTTCGTGCTCGACATACCGTCGCTGGTTGAAACGCTGGCCGCACCGCTCATGGATCGGATCATCCGCGCTGCCGCCGAGACGATGTCATACGGTTTCGATGAAGCCGGTAATGTCAGCAGCATCAGCCTCGAGAACGGCCTCGTTCTCAAGCCTCGCGCCCTTGTCCTGACATCCGGTGCCGGCCACGAGGACCTCGCCGCGCGTCTCAATATCGTCCGTCCGCAACTGCAGCGGCGGCCGTTGCACATGGTGGTGGCGCGCCATAACGTCGATCTTCCGCTCTTCGGACACTGCATCGGTATGTCCAGCAGCCCGCTCCTCACCGTCACGAGCCATCCATCGAGCGACAGCCGCGTCGTCTGGTATCTTGGTGGCGGCCTTGCCGAAACGGGCGTGCAAAGAACGGAAGACAAGCAGATCGCCGCGGCCCGCGAAACGATCGACAGGCTCCTGCCGCAGCTTCGTCCGTTTCATGCCGAATGGGCAACGCTGCGCATCGATCGCGCCGAACCGCTGCAACCGGGCGGCGCGCGTCCGGATGGCGCGTTCGTCAAGGATGTCGGCAATTGCCTCGTCGCATGGCCGACGAAGCTGGCGCTGGCGCCAGAGCTCGCTCGGCTCGCGCTCGGCAAACTTCATGGGCGGTTGGGAGAAGAAGCGCAGCCCGCCGTCGATTGGTCCCGACTTGCCGATCTGCCGCGTCCCGAAATCGCGCGTTTGCCATGGGAAGAGAACATCCAATGGACTTGA